One region of Eupeodes corollae chromosome 1, idEupCoro1.1, whole genome shotgun sequence genomic DNA includes:
- the LOC129939531 gene encoding probable phosphoserine aminotransferase, producing MAKKIINFGAGPAKLPEEVLKEVQKNLIDYEGTGLSVMEMSHRSAGYFKINEDALKDVRELIGVPANYKILFMQGGGTGMFSAVALNLMGRTGTADYVVTGSWSAKAAKEAAQYGSVNLILPKVQKYTSVPSQSTWNLDPNASYVYYCDNETVDGVEFNFVPETKGVPLVCDMSSNFLSRPIDVSKFGVIFAGAQKNIGTAGITVVIVREDLLGNPMKITPSILDFTITEKNNSIYNTPPTFIVHVMSLVFKWIKRSGGLQAMYKNSLIKSKLIYDIIDKSNGLYVCPVEKEVRSRMNVPFRIGSAAGVDDLENEFLKLCESKHLIQLKGHRSVGGIRASLYNAMTIPETQVLADLMVSFLESKKNH from the exons atggcAAAGAAAATCATTAATTTCGGTGCTGGCCCAGCCAAATTACCTGAAGAG GTCTTAAAAGAAGTACAAAAGAACTTGATTGATTATGAGGGAACTGGTCTAAGTGTCATGGAAATGTCACATCGATCGGCTGGttactttaaaataaacgaAGACGCCTTGAAAGATGTCCGAGAATTGATTGGAGTTCCAGCTAATTATAAAATCCTCTTTATGCAAGGTGGTGGTACCGGAATGTTTTCGGCTGTTGCTCTCAATCTAATGGGTCGCACAGGTACAGCTGATTACGTGGTGACAGGTTCTTGGTCCGCAAAAGCCGCTAAAGAAGCAGCCCAATATGGTTCGGTTAATCTGATTTTGCCAAAGGTACAAAAATACACATCAGTTCCAAGTCAGAGCACATGGAATTTAGATCCAAACGCATCATATGTCTATTATTGTGACAATGAGACAGTTGATGGAgttgaattcaattttgtacCAGAGACCAAAGGTGTTCCATTAGTCTGTGATATGTCATCGAATTTCCTATCTCGACCGATTGATGTGAGCAAATTTGGTGTGATTTTTGCTGGAGCGCAGAAGAATATCGGAACAGCTGGTATTACTGTGGTAATTGTGAGGGAAGATCTATTGGGCAATCCAATGAAGATAACACCATCAATTCTGGATTTCACCATAACcgagaaaaacaattcaatttacaATACCCCACCGACTTTTAT TGTTCACGTTATGAGCCTCGTCTTCAAATGGATCAAACGCAGTGGTGGCCTCCAAGCAATGTACAAAAACTCTCTCATCAAATCCAAACTCATCTACGATATTATTGACAAATCAAACGGCCTATACGTGTGTCCAGTTGAGAAGGAAGTCCGATCCCGCATGAATGTGCCATTCAGAATTGGCAGTGCGGCAGGCGTTGATGACTTGGAAAATGAATTCTTGAAACTATGCGAAAGCAAACATTTGATTCAATTGAAAGGACATCGTTCAGTTGGTGGAATTCGAGCATCTCTATACAATGCCATGACCATTCCTGAGACACAAGTTTTGGCTGATTTAATGGTTAGCTTCCTTGAGAGCAAGAAAAACCATTGA
- the LOC129939532 gene encoding guanosine-3',5'-bis(diphosphate) 3'-pyrophosphohydrolase MESH1 gives MTPNPLADLMRCVQFAAHKHKDQRRKEPSKPPFINHPINVATILAVEANIDDKEVLQAALLHDTVEDTDTTFEEIETAFGKNVADIVREVTDDKSLPKLERKQLQIEHAKTSSTKAKLVKLADKLDNLRDLQIVLPEGWPQERGEEFFVWAKKVVDNLRGTNEILESKLDEIFRHKNLLQ, from the exons ATGACCCCGAATCCTTTAGCTGATCTCATGCGATGCGTGCAATTTGCTGCTCACAAACATAAGGATCAACGCAGAAAGGAACCCAGCAAACCACCGTTCATTAATCACCCCATTAACGTTGCAACAATTTTAGCTGTTGAAGCTAATATCGACGATAAGGAAGTGCTACAAGCTGCTCTTCTTCATGATACCGTTGAAGACACCGACACGacttttgaagaaattgaaacGGCATTTGGAAAGAATGTCGCTGATATTGTTCGAGAAGTAACCGATGACAAAAGTCTACCGaaacttgaaagaaaacaaCTTCAAATCGAACATGCGAAGACTTCAAGCACAAAGGCAAAATTAGTCAAACTAGCTGATAAGTTAGATAATCTCAGGGATTTACAAATTGTTCTACCCGAAGGATGGCCCCAG GAACGCGGTGAAGAATTTTTCGTTTGGGCTAAGAAAGTTGTTGACAATCTTCGTGGAACCAATGAAATTCTGGAATCAAAACTTGATGAAATTTTCAGACACAAAAATCTACttcaatga